A single genomic interval of Vicinamibacteria bacterium harbors:
- a CDS encoding response regulator encodes MLLAAPHHGLAEGIRSLLETAFDAVIMVADMRSLCESAQRLEPRLAIVDMALAGGDVHGMTAQLRCCCPGLKLILLAVYDDPSVVRLAMEAGAEGMVAKSRIATDLLTAVDAVLRGESHFPGKRTH; translated from the coding sequence GTGCTCCTCGCGGCCCCCCACCACGGCCTCGCGGAGGGAATTCGATCGCTGCTCGAGACAGCGTTCGACGCCGTGATCATGGTGGCGGACATGAGATCCTTGTGCGAAAGTGCGCAGAGACTCGAACCTCGCCTGGCGATCGTGGATATGGCGCTCGCCGGAGGGGACGTCCATGGTATGACCGCCCAACTTCGATGCTGCTGCCCGGGGTTGAAGTTGATCCTGCTCGCCGTTTACGACGATCCCTCCGTCGTCCGGTTGGCCATGGAAGCCGGGGCTGAGGGAATGGTGGCCAAGAGCCGGATTGCCACGGACCTTCTAACCGCGGTCGACGCCGTGCTTCGAGGGGAATCGCATTTCCCGGGCAAGAGGACTCAC